A section of the Candidatus Deferrimicrobiaceae bacterium genome encodes:
- a CDS encoding P-II family nitrogen regulator codes for MKKIEAIIKPFKLDEVKEALNDIGIQGITVSEVKGFGRQKGHTELYRGAEYVVDFLPKIKLEVIVPDDLVPQVVETVEKSARTGRIGDGKIFVTNVEEVVRIRTGERGKDAI; via the coding sequence ATGAAGAAGATCGAGGCCATTATCAAGCCGTTCAAGCTCGATGAGGTCAAGGAGGCTTTAAACGACATCGGCATCCAGGGGATCACCGTTTCCGAAGTGAAGGGATTCGGGCGCCAGAAGGGGCACACCGAGCTCTACCGGGGGGCGGAGTACGTGGTCGACTTCCTCCCCAAGATCAAGCTCGAGGTGATCGTGCCCGACGACCTGGTTCCGCAGGTCGTGGAGACGGTGGAGAAGTCCGCGCGGACGGGCCGGATCGGAGACGGGAAGATCTTCGTGACGAACGTGGAGGAAGTGGTGAGGATCCGGACGGGCGAGCGCGGAAAGGATGCGATCTGA